In one window of Macadamia integrifolia cultivar HAES 741 chromosome 2, SCU_Mint_v3, whole genome shotgun sequence DNA:
- the LOC122093683 gene encoding uncharacterized protein LOC122093683 yields MVRQTNPGSLFKLQFISRNNVSVNPVFKQCFICYEACEVGFVNGCRPFIGLDGCHLKGKYEGILLSAVSIDENNGLFPLAFVVVESECKDSWWWFLNNLYIAFHSSLDGIGCLTFISDKQKGLTEVVREVFPDSNTRHCSRHMKANFRSKFAGDEMKSLFWAASRAYREIEFKELLSKIKSIRKDAHDWLSANPPNSWSR; encoded by the exons ATGGTTAGACAGACAAACCCAGGTTCTTTGTTTAAGCTACAATTCATTTCCAGAAATAACGTGTCTGTTAATCCTGTTTTCAAACAATGCTTTATTTGTTATGAAGCTTGTGAAGTGGGGTTTGTCAATGGTTGTAGACCATTTATTGGGCTAGATGGATGCCATTTGAAGGGAAAGTATGAAGGCATTCTACTATCAGCAGTTTCTATAGACGAAAACAATGGATTGTTTCCACTTGCATTCGTAGTTGTGGAATCTGAGTGTAAAGATAGCTGGTGGTGGTTCCTAAACAACCTATATATTGCATTTCATTCTAGCTTAGATGGCATAGGATGCCTAACATTTATTTCAGATAAGCAGAAG GGTCTAACTGAGGTAGTACGAGAGGTTTTCCCTGACTCAAATACCAGACATTGCAGTAGGCACATGAAGGCCAACTTCAGGAGTAAGTTTGCAGGAGATGAGATGAAGTCATTATTTTGGGCTGCATCAAGGGCTTACAGAGAAATTGAATTTAAAGAGTTATTGTCTAAGATTAAGAGCATTAGAAAGGATGCACATGATTGGTTGAGTGCAAATCCTCCCAATTCATGGTCCAGATAG
- the LOC122072318 gene encoding F-box/LRR-repeat protein 14, producing the protein MEALPDQLVWEILGRIKKIVDRNSASLACKRLHEMEKEQREFLRVGCGLDPANEALTSLCNRFPNLRKVEIIYSGWMSKLGKQLDDQGLLVLSRYCPSLVDLTLSYCTFITDVGLGHLASCSKLMALKLNFTPGIGGFGILSIVVGCKNLTTLHLIRCLNVSSVEWLEYLGKLETLEDLSIKNCRAIGEGDLVKLGPGWRKLKRLQFEVDANYRYMKVHDRLAVGRWQRQWVPCDNMEELSLVNCLINPGRGLSCVLDKCKALQKLHLDMCVGVRDSDIVSLAQKSNNLRSISLRVPSDFSLPLLMNNPLRLTDESLKAIAHNCSMLESLKISFSDGEFPSFSSFSLSGILTLIQFCPVRVLALDHVYSFNDNGMGALCSANYLETLELVKCQEISDEGLQLVGQFPRLNVLTLSKCLGVSDDGLKPLVGSDKLEVLTVEDCPQISERGIQGAARSVSYKQDLSWMY; encoded by the coding sequence ATGGAGGCTCTACCAGATCAGTTAGTTTGGGAGATCTTGGGTAGGATCAAGAAAATTGTAGACCGGAATTCTGCATCTTTAGCATGCAAACGCCTTCATGAAATGGAGAAGGAACAAAGGGAATTTCTCCGTGTTGGTTGTGGATTAGACCCTGCAAATGAAGCTTTAACCTCCCTCTGCAACAGATTCCCCAACTTGAGAAAGGTGGAGATAATTTACTCTGGTTGGATGTCCAAGTTAGGAAAACAATTAGATGACCAAGGTCTTCTCGTACTCTCGAGGTACTGCCCTTCTCTTGTTGACCTGACTCTAAGCTACTGTACATTCATCACAGATGTTGGCCTCGGCCACCTGGCTTCTTGCTCAAAGCTTATGGCCTTGAAGTTGAATTTCACCCCAGGGATTGGTGGATTTGGTATATTATCTATCGTTGTGGGCTGCAAGAACCTCACCACCCTCCATCTTATCCGATGCTTAAATGTGAGTAGTGTTGAATGGCTAGAATACCTTGGCAAGCTTGAGACTCTTGAGGATCTATCAATCAAGAACTGTAGAGCAATTGGAGAGGGTGACCTTGTTAAGCTTGGACCTGGTTGGCGGAAACTGAAACGGTTGCAATTTGAGGTTGATGCTAATTACAGATACATGAAGGTTCACGATCGCTTAGCTGTGGGCCGATGGCAAAGACAATGGGTCCCCTGTGATAATATGGAGGAGCTTAGCTTGGTTAATTGCCTCATCAATCCTGGAAGGGGGCTTTCTTGTGTTTTGGACAAATGCAAGGCCTTGCAGAAGCTCCACTTAGACATGTGTGTGGGGGTTAGGGACAGTGACATTGTGAGCTTAGCCCAGAAATCAAACAACCTCCGGTCTATCTCGCTCCGTGTCCCATCAGATTTCTCACTCCCCCTGTTAATGAACAACCCATTAAGGTTGACAGATGAGAGTCTGAAGGCTATTGCACACAACTGTTCTATGCTGGAATCACTGAAGATATCTTTCTCTGATGGGGAgttcccttctttctcttcctttagCTTAAGCGGAATCCTAACTTTGATCCAGTTTTGTCCAGTTCGTGTTCTAGCCCTTGACCATGTATACTCCTTCAATGACAATGGGATGGGGGCTCTCTGTTCTGCCAACTATCTTGAGACCCTGGAACTAGTCAAATGCCAAGAGATCAGTGATGAGGGACTGCAGCTCGTGGGACAATTTCCACGATTGAATGTTCTAACACTCTCAAAGTGTTTGGGTGTGTCCGACGATGGACTAAAGCCACTTGTGGGGTCAGATAAATTGGAGGTTTTGACTGTAGAAGATTGCCCTCAGATTTCTGAGAGGGGTATTCAGGGGGCTGCAAGGTCTGTCTCCTACAAGCAAGACTTGTCATGGATGTACTAA